In Pseudomonas sp. GCEP-101, one DNA window encodes the following:
- a CDS encoding putative bifunctional diguanylate cyclase/phosphodiesterase → MAASVEPTRLLLLAEAPQWAQLLRGHLAALGQGYSLITAPSWQAASALFDEDQVGLVLATPGKLPSAHQCHLPQVLLLEREPAQEPVGVADYLVAESLSVEVLRRTLRYVRERTSLQNTLQSLAEQDPLTGIANRQGFQTLLAARLSESEGRGLALGHLDLDNFRHVNDALGHQAGDRLILQVVARLKAHLDSGDDIARLGSDEFALLLDTRRDPARVEKIAELIVESLGEPYWVEGESLLLGCSLGMAHARAGEAADPLLWHAHIAMQQAKSRQGCTFHVFDERINRGARSLADLESELRRALRRDELELHYQPRLDLHSGQIVGLEALVRWRHPERGLLTPGDFVPLAEESGLIVPLGYWVISRALRDMQWLRGRGLPPLHMAVNLSFRQFQDSQLLPTLERLIRERGVDAQWLEFELTETAVMRRSDQVLQTMQALGRLGVRFSLDDFGTGFSSFVHLNSLPITLLKIDKSFVGGMHERPENLQLVRAMINLAHNLNLEVVAEGVETAAQQDELRQFGCDQVQGYWISRPLPLAELARFLVFGANRALRLQDSVS, encoded by the coding sequence TTGGCAGCGTCGGTTGAACCAACGCGCCTGCTCCTGCTGGCGGAAGCGCCGCAGTGGGCCCAGCTACTGCGCGGGCATCTGGCCGCGTTGGGACAGGGCTATTCGCTGATCACGGCCCCGTCCTGGCAGGCCGCCAGCGCCCTGTTCGACGAGGACCAGGTCGGCCTGGTGCTCGCCACGCCCGGCAAGCTGCCGTCCGCCCACCAGTGCCATCTGCCGCAGGTCCTGCTGCTGGAGCGCGAGCCCGCGCAAGAGCCGGTGGGCGTGGCCGATTATCTGGTGGCCGAATCCCTCAGCGTCGAAGTCCTGCGCCGCACCCTGCGCTACGTGCGCGAGCGCACGTCGCTGCAGAACACCCTGCAGAGCCTGGCCGAGCAGGACCCGCTGACCGGCATCGCCAACCGCCAGGGCTTCCAGACCCTGCTCGCCGCCCGCCTGAGCGAGAGCGAAGGGCGCGGCCTGGCGCTGGGCCACCTGGACCTGGACAACTTCCGCCACGTCAACGATGCCCTCGGCCACCAGGCCGGCGACCGCCTGATCCTGCAGGTGGTGGCGCGGCTGAAGGCGCACCTGGACAGTGGCGACGACATCGCCCGCCTGGGCAGCGACGAATTCGCCCTGCTGCTGGACACCCGCCGCGACCCGGCGCGGGTGGAAAAGATCGCCGAGCTGATCGTCGAATCCCTGGGCGAACCCTACTGGGTGGAGGGCGAAAGCCTGTTGCTCGGCTGCAGCCTGGGCATGGCCCACGCCCGCGCCGGCGAAGCCGCCGACCCGTTGCTGTGGCACGCGCACATCGCCATGCAGCAGGCCAAGTCGCGCCAGGGCTGCACCTTCCACGTCTTCGACGAGCGCATCAACCGTGGCGCACGCAGCCTAGCCGACCTGGAAAGCGAGCTGCGCCGGGCGCTGCGCCGCGACGAACTGGAGCTGCACTACCAGCCGCGGCTGGACCTGCACAGCGGGCAGATCGTCGGCCTCGAAGCGCTGGTGCGCTGGCGCCACCCTGAGCGCGGCCTGCTGACGCCGGGCGACTTCGTGCCGCTGGCCGAGGAAAGCGGGCTGATCGTGCCGCTGGGCTACTGGGTCATCTCCCGCGCCCTGCGCGACATGCAGTGGCTGCGCGGGCGCGGCCTGCCACCGCTGCACATGGCGGTGAACCTGTCGTTCCGCCAGTTCCAGGACAGCCAGCTGCTGCCGACCCTGGAGCGCCTGATCCGCGAGCGCGGTGTCGACGCCCAGTGGCTGGAATTCGAACTCACCGAAACTGCCGTGATGCGCCGCAGCGACCAGGTCCTGCAGACCATGCAGGCGCTCGGCCGCCTGGGCGTGCGCTTCTCGCTGGACGACTTCGGCACCGGCTTCTCGTCCTTCGTGCACCTGAACAGCCTGCCGATCACCCTGCTGAAGATCGACAAGAGCTTCGTCGGTGGCATGCACGAGCGCCCGGAAAACCTGCAACTGGTGCGGGCCATGATCAACCTGGCGCACAACCTCAACCTGGAAGTGGTCGCCGAGGGCGTGGAAACCGCCGCCCAGCAGGACGAACTGCGCCAGTTCGGCTGCGACCAGGTGCAGGGCTACTGGATCAGCCGCCCGCTGCCGTTGGCGGAATTGGCGCGCTTCCTGGTGTTCGGCGCCAACCGCGCGTTGCGCCTGCAGGACTCGGTCAGCTAG
- the rep gene encoding DNA helicase Rep: MSRLNPRQQEAVNYVGGPLLVLAGAGSGKTSVITRKIAYLVQQCGIRAQYIVAVTFTNKAAREMKERVSTLLRPGEGKGLTVSTFHNLGLNIIRKEHAALGYKPGFSIFDESDVKALMTDIMQKEYSGDDGLDEIKNLIGGWKNDLILPEEALEKARNPKEQTAAMVYLHYQRTLKAYNAVDFDDLILQPVKLFQEHPEILDKWRNRVRYMLVDEYQDTNASQYLLVKMLVQQRAHFTVVGDDDQSIYAWRGARPENLMQLKEDFPSLKVVMLEQNYRSTSRILKCANILIANNPHVFEKQLWSEMGEGDPIRVIRCRNEEAEAERVAMEILTIHLKTQRPYSEFAILYRGNYQAKLIELKLQHHQIPYHLSGGTSFFGRQEVKDLMSYFRLLVNPDDDNAFLRVINVPRREIGSTTLEKLGNYATERGCSMFNAIEEMGLSERLDARYVERLQRFKRFIDKVREQCAGSDPIGALRSMVMDIDYENWLRQNASSDKVADFRMGNVWFLIDALKNTLERDEEGDMTIEQAIAKLVLRDMLERQQEEEEGADGVQMMTLHASKGLEFPYVFILGVEEEILPHRSSIEADTIEEERRLAYVGITRAKKNLAMTFAAKRKQYGEIIDCSPSRFLDELPPEDLVWEGQEDAPQEVKVAKGNSALADIRALLKR; the protein is encoded by the coding sequence ATGTCCCGACTCAATCCCCGGCAGCAAGAGGCCGTGAACTACGTCGGCGGCCCGCTCCTGGTGCTGGCCGGCGCCGGCTCCGGCAAGACCAGCGTGATCACCCGCAAGATCGCCTACCTGGTGCAGCAGTGCGGCATCCGCGCCCAGTACATCGTCGCCGTGACCTTCACCAACAAGGCCGCCCGCGAGATGAAGGAGCGCGTCAGCACCCTGCTGCGCCCCGGCGAAGGCAAGGGCTTGACCGTCTCGACCTTCCACAACCTGGGCCTGAACATCATCCGCAAGGAACATGCGGCCCTGGGCTACAAGCCCGGCTTCTCGATCTTCGACGAGAGCGATGTGAAGGCGCTGATGACCGACATCATGCAGAAGGAATATTCCGGCGATGACGGTCTGGACGAGATCAAGAACCTGATCGGCGGCTGGAAGAACGATCTGATCCTTCCGGAAGAGGCGCTGGAAAAGGCGCGCAATCCCAAGGAACAGACTGCCGCAATGGTCTACCTGCACTACCAGCGCACGCTCAAGGCGTACAACGCGGTGGACTTCGACGACCTCATCCTGCAACCGGTGAAGCTGTTCCAGGAGCACCCGGAAATCCTCGACAAGTGGCGCAACCGCGTGCGCTACATGCTGGTGGACGAGTACCAGGACACCAACGCCAGCCAGTACCTGCTGGTGAAGATGCTGGTGCAGCAACGCGCGCACTTCACCGTAGTGGGCGACGACGACCAGTCGATCTACGCCTGGCGTGGCGCGCGTCCGGAAAACCTGATGCAGCTCAAGGAAGACTTCCCGTCGCTGAAGGTGGTGATGCTGGAGCAGAACTACCGCTCCACCAGCCGCATCCTCAAGTGCGCCAACATCCTCATCGCCAACAATCCCCACGTGTTCGAGAAACAGCTGTGGAGCGAAATGGGCGAAGGCGACCCGATCCGCGTGATTCGTTGCCGCAACGAGGAGGCCGAGGCCGAGCGGGTGGCCATGGAGATTCTCACCATCCACCTGAAGACGCAGCGGCCCTACAGCGAATTCGCCATCCTCTACCGGGGCAACTATCAGGCGAAGCTGATCGAGCTGAAACTGCAGCACCACCAGATTCCCTATCACCTGTCAGGAGGCACCAGCTTCTTCGGACGCCAGGAGGTGAAGGACCTGATGTCCTATTTCCGCCTCCTCGTGAACCCGGACGATGACAACGCCTTCCTCCGCGTGATCAACGTGCCGCGCCGCGAGATCGGTTCCACCACCCTGGAAAAGCTCGGCAACTACGCCACCGAGCGCGGCTGCTCGATGTTCAACGCCATCGAGGAAATGGGCCTGTCCGAACGGCTGGACGCCCGCTACGTCGAGCGCCTGCAGCGCTTCAAGCGCTTCATCGACAAGGTCCGCGAGCAGTGCGCCGGCAGCGATCCGATCGGTGCGCTGCGCAGCATGGTGATGGACATCGACTACGAGAACTGGCTGCGGCAGAACGCGTCCAGTGACAAGGTCGCCGATTTCCGCATGGGCAACGTCTGGTTCCTCATCGACGCGCTGAAGAACACCCTGGAGCGGGACGAAGAAGGCGACATGACCATCGAGCAGGCCATCGCCAAACTGGTGCTGCGCGACATGCTCGAGCGCCAGCAGGAAGAGGAAGAAGGCGCCGACGGCGTGCAGATGATGACCCTGCACGCCTCCAAGGGCCTGGAATTCCCCTACGTGTTCATTCTCGGCGTGGAGGAGGAAATCCTCCCGCACCGCTCCAGCATCGAGGCCGATACCATTGAGGAAGAGCGGCGCCTGGCCTATGTGGGCATCACCCGGGCGAAGAAGAACCTGGCCATGACCTTCGCCGCCAAGCGCAAGCAGTACGGCGAGATCATCGACTGCTCGCCCAGCCGCTTCCTCGACGAGCTGCCGCCGGAAGACCTGGTCTGGGAAGGCCAGGAAGATGCACCGCAGGAGGTCAAGGTGGCCAAGGGCAACTCGGCGCTGGCGGATATCCGGGCGCTGCTCAAGCGCTGA
- a CDS encoding xanthine phosphoribosyltransferase: MNTLKDKIRSEGIVLSEQVLKVDAFLNHQIDPALMKLIGHEFAERFKNQGITKIVTIEASGIAPAVMAGLELGIPVIFARKFQSLTLKNDLLISKVFSFTKQTESTIAISAKHLTAADHVLVVDDFLANGHAAKALIDLIQQAGASVAGLGIVIEKSFQEGRALLESEGYRVESLARVKSLANGQVEFLED; the protein is encoded by the coding sequence GTGAACACTCTCAAAGACAAAATTCGCAGCGAAGGCATCGTTCTTTCCGAACAGGTCCTCAAGGTAGACGCCTTCCTCAACCACCAGATCGACCCGGCGCTGATGAAGTTGATCGGCCACGAGTTCGCCGAACGCTTCAAGAACCAGGGCATCACCAAGATCGTCACCATCGAGGCCTCGGGCATCGCCCCGGCGGTCATGGCCGGCCTGGAGCTGGGCATCCCGGTGATCTTCGCCCGCAAGTTCCAGTCGCTGACGCTGAAGAACGACCTGCTGATCTCCAAGGTCTTCTCCTTCACCAAGCAGACCGAAAGCACCATCGCCATTTCCGCCAAGCACCTGACCGCCGCCGACCACGTGCTGGTGGTGGACGACTTCCTCGCCAACGGCCACGCCGCCAAGGCGCTGATCGACCTGATCCAGCAGGCGGGCGCATCCGTCGCCGGTTTGGGCATCGTCATCGAGAAGTCCTTCCAGGAAGGCCGCGCGCTGCTGGAAAGCGAAGGCTACCGTGTGGAATCCCTGGCCCGGGTGAAATCCCTGGCCAATGGTCAGGTCGAGTTCCTCGAGGACTGA
- a CDS encoding acetyl-CoA hydrolase/transferase C-terminal domain-containing protein: MRLGLPLGLGKPNQLANALYRHIRENPRRQLTLYTALSLGRPQAGGELQRRFLEPFVERIYGDYPELDYLHDLRSGSLPANIRVEEFYLQPGSLLDSAPAQQNYISCNYSHVARDINAKGVNAVAQLVARDPARPGKLSLACNPDITLDLLPMLQRRRAAGETIVTIGVVHDQLPYMPGDAEVDEDLFDLLVDAPGDSSTLFSTPNLPVGLQDHCIGLHASALVRDGGTLQVGIGSMGDALTSALLTRQRNNDGYRALLERLDSTSRHAGLIERDGGLAPFEQGLYGCSEMFVPGLLALAEAGVLSRRVAARPGASPAEPGVWLHGGFFLGPQAFYQRLREMPREALAGIGMTGIGFVNNLYRDEELKRQQRRDARFINSAFTVTLLGAGVADQLEDGRVLSGVGGQYNFVAQAHELEGGRSILMLRSWRESEGELSSNIVWSYGHTTIPRHLRDMVVTEYGIADLRGKNDAEVIAAMLAIADSRFQDELIAQAQDAGKLPKEFELDARYRHNTPQRLREATQGLRTLLPEFPLGCDFTEHERDLLRALGWLKSKLRLSEILELGKATLDAPEPEAFPQHLERMGLAKPEGLREELYQRLVLAGLKASRPSL, from the coding sequence ATCCGCCTCGGCCTGCCGCTGGGGCTGGGCAAGCCCAACCAACTGGCCAACGCGCTGTACCGGCACATCCGCGAGAACCCGCGCCGGCAGCTGACGCTCTACACCGCGCTGTCCCTCGGGCGTCCGCAGGCCGGTGGGGAGCTGCAGCGGCGTTTTCTCGAGCCCTTCGTCGAGCGCATCTACGGCGACTATCCCGAGCTGGATTACCTGCATGACCTGCGCAGCGGCAGCCTGCCGGCGAACATCCGCGTCGAGGAGTTCTACCTGCAACCCGGCAGCCTCCTGGACAGCGCCCCGGCGCAGCAGAACTACATCAGTTGCAACTACAGCCACGTGGCGCGCGACATCAACGCCAAGGGTGTCAACGCCGTCGCCCAGCTGGTGGCCCGCGACCCGGCGCGGCCGGGCAAGCTGAGCCTCGCCTGCAACCCGGACATCACCCTGGACTTGCTGCCGATGTTGCAGCGCCGCCGCGCGGCGGGGGAAACCATCGTCACCATCGGCGTGGTCCACGACCAGTTACCCTACATGCCCGGCGACGCCGAGGTGGACGAGGATCTCTTCGACCTGCTGGTGGACGCGCCGGGCGACAGCAGTACGCTGTTCTCCACGCCCAACCTGCCGGTGGGGCTGCAGGATCACTGCATCGGCCTGCATGCCAGCGCCCTGGTACGCGACGGCGGCACCCTGCAGGTCGGCATCGGCTCCATGGGCGACGCCCTGACCTCCGCGCTGCTCACCCGCCAGCGCAACAATGACGGTTACCGCGCGCTGCTCGAGCGCCTCGACTCCACCAGCCGCCACGCCGGGCTGATCGAGCGCGACGGCGGGCTGGCTCCCTTCGAGCAGGGCCTGTACGGCTGCAGCGAGATGTTCGTCCCCGGCCTGCTGGCGCTGGCCGAGGCCGGCGTATTGAGCCGGCGCGTCGCCGCAAGGCCGGGGGCCTCGCCCGCCGAGCCAGGCGTATGGCTGCATGGCGGCTTCTTCCTCGGCCCGCAGGCTTTCTACCAGCGCCTGCGCGAGATGCCCCGCGAGGCGCTGGCCGGGATCGGCATGACCGGCATCGGCTTCGTCAACAACCTCTACCGCGACGAGGAGCTCAAGCGCCAGCAGCGGCGCGACGCGCGCTTCATCAACAGCGCCTTCACCGTGACCCTGCTGGGGGCCGGCGTCGCCGACCAGCTCGAAGACGGCCGGGTGCTCAGCGGCGTTGGCGGGCAGTACAACTTCGTCGCCCAGGCCCATGAGCTGGAAGGCGGGCGCTCCATCCTGATGCTGCGCAGCTGGCGCGAATCCGAAGGCGAGCTGAGTTCCAACATCGTCTGGAGCTACGGCCACACCACCATTCCCCGGCACCTGCGCGACATGGTGGTGACCGAGTACGGCATCGCCGACCTGCGCGGCAAGAACGACGCCGAGGTCATCGCCGCGATGCTCGCCATCGCCGACTCGCGCTTCCAGGACGAACTGATCGCCCAGGCCCAGGACGCCGGCAAGCTGCCGAAGGAGTTCGAACTGGACGCGCGTTACCGCCACAACACCCCGCAGCGCCTGCGCGAGGCGACCCAGGGGCTGCGCACGCTGCTGCCGGAATTTCCGCTGGGCTGCGACTTCACCGAGCACGAGCGCGACCTGCTGCGGGCGCTGGGCTGGTTGAAGAGCAAGCTGCGGCTGAGCGAAATCCTCGAACTGGGCAAGGCGACCCTGGACGCGCCGGAGCCGGAGGCGTTCCCGCAACACCTGGAGCGCATGGGGCTGGCGAAGCCGGAGGGGCTGCGCGAAGAGTTGTACCAGCGGCTGGTACTGGCCGGGCTTAAAGCCAGCCGACCAAGCCTGTAG
- a CDS encoding c-type cytochrome, which produces MNLIRKILAAQAAVLALWAVSVQAATNDDAIAKRLEPVGKVCVQGKECEGVGAVASAGGGGAPRSGEEIVGKVCTNCHGSGLLGAPKVGDKADWGKRAKEQGGLDGLLAKAISGINAMPPKGTCADCSDDELKAAIHHMSGL; this is translated from the coding sequence GTGAACCTGATTAGAAAAATCCTGGCAGCCCAAGCTGCCGTACTGGCCCTGTGGGCAGTGAGCGTTCAGGCCGCGACCAACGATGACGCCATTGCCAAGCGTCTCGAACCTGTCGGCAAAGTCTGCGTCCAGGGCAAGGAATGCGAAGGCGTTGGCGCCGTCGCTTCTGCCGGTGGCGGCGGTGCCCCGCGTTCGGGCGAAGAGATTGTCGGCAAGGTCTGCACCAACTGCCACGGCAGCGGCCTGCTGGGCGCGCCGAAAGTCGGCGACAAGGCTGACTGGGGCAAGCGTGCGAAAGAACAAGGCGGCCTCGACGGCCTGCTGGCCAAGGCCATCTCGGGTATCAACGCCATGCCGCCCAAGGGCACCTGCGCTGATTGCTCCGATGACGAGCTGAAAGCTGCGATTCACCACATGTCCGGCCTGTAA
- a CDS encoding cupin domain-containing protein: MDVGARLQAIRKLKGLSQRELAKRAGVTNSTISMIEKNSVSPSISSLKKVLGGIPMSLVEFFSLDLEQSSNTPVVYKADELSDMSSGSIIMKLIGKDYPSRAITLLDETYPPGSDTGDDMYAHEGEETGVLVEGRLELTVGDETFVLECGDSYYFDSTKPHRFRNPFEAPARLISATTPANF, encoded by the coding sequence TTGGACGTCGGTGCTCGTCTGCAAGCCATCCGTAAGCTCAAAGGTTTGTCCCAGCGCGAACTCGCCAAACGGGCGGGCGTAACCAACAGCACGATCTCGATGATCGAGAAGAACAGCGTCAGCCCCTCCATCAGCTCGCTGAAGAAAGTGCTGGGTGGTATTCCGATGTCCCTGGTCGAGTTCTTTTCCCTCGATCTGGAGCAGAGCAGCAACACTCCGGTGGTCTACAAGGCAGACGAACTCAGCGACATGTCCAGCGGCTCGATCATCATGAAGCTGATCGGCAAGGACTATCCCAGCCGCGCCATCACCCTGCTCGACGAGACCTACCCGCCGGGTTCCGACACCGGTGACGACATGTACGCCCACGAAGGCGAAGAGACCGGCGTGCTGGTCGAAGGCCGCCTGGAACTGACCGTTGGCGACGAGACCTTCGTCCTCGAGTGCGGCGACAGCTACTATTTCGACAGCACCAAGCCGCACCGCTTCCGCAACCCGTTCGAAGCCCCGGCGCGGCTGATCAGCGCGACTACTCCGGCAAATTTTTGA
- the alr gene encoding alanine racemase encodes MRPARALIDLAALRHNYRLAREVSGARALAVVKADAYGHGAVACAKALEGEADGFAVACIEEALELREAGIRAPILLLEGFFEASELELIDAHDFWCVVHSAWQLEAIERARPSKPLTVWLKMDSGMHRVGFFPQDYAAALARLKALPQVAKVVLMSHFSRADELDCPRTGEQVAAFQAVREAAGQGHEISLRNSPGILGWSDVPSDWVRPGIMLYGATPFEQAHPLADQLRPVMTLESQVISLRELPAGEPVGYGARFIADRPVRVGVVAMGYADGYPRQAPDGAPVFIDGKPSRIIGRVSMDMLTVDLTDLPQAGLGSRVELWGPNVPASQLAALCGSIPYQLFCNLKRVPRGYLGE; translated from the coding sequence ATGCGTCCCGCCCGTGCCCTGATCGACCTCGCCGCCCTGCGCCACAACTACCGCCTGGCCCGTGAAGTCTCCGGCGCCCGAGCGTTGGCGGTGGTCAAGGCCGACGCCTACGGCCATGGCGCTGTCGCTTGCGCCAAGGCATTGGAAGGCGAGGCCGACGGTTTCGCCGTGGCCTGCATCGAGGAAGCACTGGAACTGCGCGAAGCCGGCATCCGCGCGCCGATCCTGCTGCTCGAAGGCTTTTTCGAGGCCAGCGAACTGGAACTGATCGACGCCCATGACTTCTGGTGCGTGGTGCATTCGGCCTGGCAACTGGAAGCCATCGAACGTGCGCGCCCGAGCAAGCCGCTGACGGTCTGGCTGAAGATGGACTCGGGCATGCACCGCGTCGGTTTCTTCCCGCAGGACTATGCCGCCGCGCTGGCGCGCCTGAAGGCGCTGCCCCAGGTGGCCAAGGTCGTGCTGATGAGCCACTTCTCCCGCGCCGACGAACTGGACTGCCCGCGGACCGGGGAGCAGGTCGCCGCCTTCCAGGCCGTGCGCGAAGCCGCAGGCCAGGGCCACGAGATCAGCCTGCGTAACTCCCCCGGCATCCTCGGCTGGTCGGACGTGCCCAGTGACTGGGTGCGCCCCGGCATCATGCTCTACGGCGCCACTCCCTTCGAACAGGCGCATCCGCTGGCTGACCAGCTGCGCCCGGTGATGACCCTGGAATCCCAGGTCATCAGCCTCCGCGAACTGCCGGCCGGCGAGCCGGTGGGCTATGGAGCTCGCTTCATCGCCGACCGCCCGGTGCGCGTCGGCGTGGTCGCCATGGGTTACGCCGACGGCTATCCGCGCCAAGCGCCGGATGGCGCGCCGGTGTTCATCGACGGCAAGCCCAGCCGCATCATCGGCCGCGTTTCCATGGACATGCTCACCGTGGACCTGACCGACCTGCCCCAGGCCGGCCTGGGCAGCCGCGTCGAACTCTGGGGCCCGAACGTCCCCGCCAGCCAGCTGGCCGCCCTGTGCGGCAGCATCCCCTACCAGCTGTTCTGCAACCTCAAGCGCGTTCCGCGGGGCTACCTGGGCGAGTGA
- a CDS encoding RidA family protein, translating into MAILRLHTNQRMSQAVVHNGTVYLAGQVADDLSAGVEQQTRDVLARIERLLEEAGTDPSRILSATIYLKDVAADFAGMNGVWDQWVPQGCAPARATVQAALCYPEILVEISVVAALP; encoded by the coding sequence ATGGCCATCCTGCGCCTGCACACTAACCAGCGCATGAGCCAGGCGGTCGTCCACAACGGCACGGTGTACCTTGCCGGCCAGGTGGCGGACGACCTCAGCGCCGGAGTCGAACAGCAGACCCGCGACGTCCTCGCCCGCATCGAGCGCCTGCTCGAGGAAGCCGGCACCGACCCGTCGCGGATTCTCTCGGCAACCATTTACCTCAAGGACGTCGCCGCCGACTTCGCCGGCATGAACGGCGTCTGGGACCAGTGGGTCCCGCAGGGCTGCGCCCCGGCGCGCGCCACCGTCCAGGCGGCGCTGTGCTACCCGGAGATTCTCGTCGAGATCTCCGTCGTCGCCGCACTGCCCTGA
- the dadA gene encoding D-amino acid dehydrogenase yields MRVLVLGSGVIGTASAYYLARAGFEVVVVDRQPGPALETSFANAGQVSPGYASPWAAPGIPLKAMKWLLQTHAPLAIKLTGDPSQYSWMWQMLRNCNAKSYAVNKERMVRLSEYSRDCLDELRAETGISYEGRSLGTTQLFRTQAQLDSAAKDIAVLESTGVPYEVLDRAGIARVEPALAKVADKLVGALRLPNDQTGDCQMFTTKLAEMAKALGVEFRFGQDIQRLDFAGDRINGVWVDGQLVTADRYVLALGSYSPQMLKPLGIDAPVYPLKGYSLTVPITNPDMAPTSTILDETYKVAITRFDQRIRVGGMAEIAGFDLSLNPRRRATLEMITTDLYPEGGDVSQAEFWTGLRPATPDGTPIVGATRYRNLFLNTGHGTLGWTMACGSGRYLADLMAKKRPQISTEGLDISRYGAASEAHDGHPAPAH; encoded by the coding sequence ATGCGCGTTCTGGTGCTTGGCAGCGGTGTGATCGGTACCGCCAGTGCTTACTATCTCGCCCGTGCCGGCTTCGAAGTGGTCGTGGTCGACCGCCAGCCCGGCCCGGCTCTGGAAACCAGCTTCGCCAACGCCGGCCAGGTTTCGCCTGGCTACGCCTCGCCCTGGGCTGCCCCGGGCATCCCGCTCAAGGCCATGAAATGGCTGCTGCAGACCCACGCCCCGCTGGCCATCAAGCTGACCGGCGACCCGAGCCAGTACAGCTGGATGTGGCAGATGCTGCGCAACTGCAACGCCAAGAGCTACGCGGTGAACAAGGAGCGCATGGTGCGCCTGTCCGAGTACAGCCGCGACTGCCTCGACGAACTGCGCGCCGAGACCGGCATCAGCTACGAAGGTCGCTCCCTGGGCACCACCCAGCTGTTCCGCACCCAGGCCCAGCTGGACTCCGCCGCCAAGGACATCGCCGTGCTGGAAAGCACCGGCGTGCCCTATGAAGTCCTCGACCGCGCCGGCATCGCCCGCGTCGAACCGGCCCTGGCCAAGGTGGCCGACAAGCTGGTCGGCGCGCTGCGCCTGCCCAACGACCAGACCGGCGACTGCCAGATGTTCACCACCAAGCTGGCCGAGATGGCCAAGGCCCTGGGCGTGGAATTCCGCTTCGGCCAGGACATCCAGCGCCTGGACTTCGCCGGCGACCGCATCAATGGCGTGTGGGTCGATGGCCAGCTGGTCACCGCCGACCGCTACGTGCTCGCGCTGGGCAGCTACTCGCCGCAGATGCTCAAGCCGCTGGGCATCGACGCCCCGGTCTACCCGCTCAAGGGTTACTCGCTGACGGTGCCGATCACCAACCCGGACATGGCGCCGACCTCGACCATCCTCGACGAGACCTACAAGGTCGCGATCACCCGCTTCGACCAGCGCATCCGCGTAGGCGGCATGGCGGAGATCGCCGGCTTCGACCTGTCGCTGAACCCGCGTCGCCGCGCCACCCTGGAAATGATCACCACCGACCTGTACCCCGAAGGCGGCGACGTCAGCCAGGCCGAGTTCTGGACCGGCCTGCGCCCGGCGACCCCGGACGGCACCCCGATCGTCGGTGCCACCCGCTACCGCAACCTGTTCCTCAATACCGGCCACGGCACCCTGGGCTGGACCATGGCGTGCGGCTCGGGCCGCTACCTCGCCGACCTGATGGCCAAGAAGCGCCCGCAGATCAGCACCGAGGGCCTGGACATCTCCCGCTACGGCGCTGCCTCGGAGGCCCACGATGGCCATCCTGCGCCTGCACACTAA